The proteins below come from a single Xiphophorus hellerii strain 12219 chromosome 14, Xiphophorus_hellerii-4.1, whole genome shotgun sequence genomic window:
- the LOC116733131 gene encoding uncharacterized protein LOC116733131 isoform X20: MKMISRILLLLILSSCLCAATFVVNVTQSSYQAEENHSITLEWTFTTRPDSSLSSMFILCELLDPPRELVLCHIHEGVEFPDSQDEQFSGRVQIDKDVLREGRIRLHVSRLRTEDSGLYLCDVKTEDGFNSGRCRLSVTTAADVSPTQRTTLDPEPEGRGRIGLHVSLLLTAAAAAALMVKLFLTLSSKG, encoded by the exons cagcaacatttgtagTGAATGTGACACAGAGCAGCTATCAGGCAGAGGAGAACCACAGCATCACTCTGGAGTGGACCTTCACCACCAGACCCGactcctctctgtcctccatgtttATCCTCTGTGAACTTCTAGATCCCCCTAGAGAATTGGTTCTGTGTCACATCCATGAAGGAGTTGAGTTTCCAGATTCTCAGGATGAACAGTTTTCAGGACGAGTCCAGATTGACAAAGACGTCCTCAGAGAAGGACGAATCAGACTCCATGTGTCCAGACTGAGGACTGAAGACTCTGGTCTGTATCTGTGTGAcgtgaaaactgaagatggaTTCAACTCTGGAAGATGTCGACTCAGCGTTACTA cagctgctgatgtTTCTCCAACCCAGAGAACGACCttggatccagaaccagaaggtCGAGGAAGGATCGGCCTCCATGTTTCTCTGTtactgacagcagcagcagcagcagctctgatggtCAAACTTTTCCTGACTCTCAGTTCAAAGGGTTGA